From the genome of Pseudopipra pipra isolate bDixPip1 chromosome 13, bDixPip1.hap1, whole genome shotgun sequence:
GCTCCCAGAGATGCCCCTGGTGGGTGATTCACAGGCTGCTCTTGAGTGCCTTGTGCTTGAGCACGGTCAGACCCATGGAAGAAAGGGAATGGAGCAACTGTGTGTGAGAATACacagggaggagagaaagaCAGTGAAGAGAAACCACAATTCGTTGTGGGCTTCAACTAATGGGCATCGAGTACTCAGGAATCACTCGGTAAAGTGCACCAGATCCCCACAAAGCCTCGCTGGCAATGAGTCACTGGTTAATGTACGGCTAACTTGGATTTATaggtttaatatttttctgtttcactgtTTCTGTCGCTGTGCAGATTGCTTCatccattttctttcctgtcccaAGGTACATTAAAATAGGATAATTTGgggttattattttttaataaatagatTATATTTCAAAGGATATTGAAAAAGTTCCTTGCCATTTATTCCTCAAGACTAGAAATGGTCTGTCTAATGTCCTAGTCCAATTTGCAAGGTGGCTAACTATCTTGTACCTATATAAATGTCCTTTTCTGAGGATCTAATGAATCTAATATCCACTGTGgatgtgtttgttttaatagTGGTCATGCAGGAGGAGCTCTTAATGAAACcatctttatttaaagaaaacaccaaCGCATttgtaagttttaaaaatatattcctcCTGTTTTTATGTTTGTCTGAATACACACATTTTAGTCACTATTTTTAATGATATACATGTTCATTTTCCCTTCCAGAGGTCAAAACTCTTCTCTGGCAAGTGCTGAACACGTAGGCACTCAAACTCAGCCGTGTCCCACGGAGCCAGGTGAGAgtgcccatgtgctgccatgGTGATGTGTGACACTGTCCATGTGGGACAGCCTGGTCAAAACTGGGGCCTACAGTCTAAGGTATCTGTGGGAATACTGTGGGACATTCCCTACCACTCGGGTTCCTGAACACTGTGCTTCACTCTGTGGAGCCAAGATCCTGCTCGAGCAAAGCGAGGGGAAATGGGTTTAAGGTCTGTGGTATTTAAGTTGCTGGGTATTTAATGGCtgtaattattaatttttgagACTGTACACACATCATATATACTTCCACACActatagataaatatatatatatatatatatatatatatatatatatatatatatatatacacagacacAAAcgtatgtgtgtgcatatggATATGCGGGGTTTCATGAGTAAGACGCCTTCCTTTTACCATTGCCCCTTGCCAGACCAGGCTCGCTCATTGCAGGTGGCCCTGGGGCGGTGCAGAAGCTCTCCAGAAGTGCCAGGAGCACTTGGGCTCCTCCGGTAGATTTCAATGGCAACGAAGGAGCGAGGAGCCTGAAACTCTCCAGAAAGGAGACTCGGGTTTAAAACATAGAAAGGTGTTGCGCACCCCTCCCCTTGGGGAAGCGCTGAGGAAGGTGAGCCTTGGCCTGCGCCCCTTCGCTTGGGGGTCCGccagcccccagctcccccggccctgggctcagcacagctcccctCGGGCCCGCGTCCCGCGCAGCCACagggcatcccttccctcccggTCCCCCAGCCAGCGGGCATCCTTTCACTCCCGGTCCCCCAGCCAGCGGCAATCCCTTCCCTCCCGGTccccccggccgcccccgccgccccgcacggtcccgccccgccccgcccccgcacGGCTCCCGCACCGCCGCGTTCCGAGGGTGGCGGCTCCTCCCGGCAGTGCGGTAACAGCGCGGCCGCCATTGCATCGCAGCGCGCCCCGCATCCCGCATCCTTCACCCCGCATCCCTCACCCAGCATCCCGCATCCCGCTCCCCGCATCCCGGCACCGGCGGCGAGCGGCGGGGCGAGCGCGGGCTGAGCGGCAGCGGGGGGAGCGACCCGCGGCCGGGCCCCAGCGCCGCTGCCGGGAGGGCCCCGCGGTGCTCGCAGCGCTGAGGCGGCGGAGCCCGGGCTCGGGGGGATGCGCCGGTGGTGACGGGGCCGCGgcagccgggccgggccgggccagCGCCGCCCGCCATGGGCCCCGCCTGagcggcgcggccgcggccgcccccggGCCCGCGGGCCGGGCAtgggcggcgcggcggcgggcgggcgctgAGGGGCCGGCGGCTGCAGGATGGAGGCGATCTGGCTGTACCAGTTCCGCCTGATCGTCATCGGCGACTCCACCGTGGGCAAGTCCTGCCTCATCCGCCGCTTCACCGAGGGGCGCTTCGCCCAGATCTCCGACCCCACCGTGGGCGTGgatttcttctccaggctggtgGAGATCGAGCCTGGCAAGAGGATCAAGCTGCAGATCTGGGACACGGCCGGGCAGGAGCGGTTCCGGTGAGAcccgcggcgcggggccgggggctgcgggccGGGCCCGGCTTGGGCGGGGGGGGTGATgtctggggggggggaggtggcGCAGCCGGGTGAGGCGTTTGGGAATGAGACAAAGAGGAGTCAAATTGGCACCTTTTGTGCCCCCCTGTCCCCCGTTTCGTGTGTCCCTGTGATCCGTGTCCGCCGCGTGCGGGGTGCGCAGGTGTGCGGGATGCGCGGTGTGGGTCTCGCTGGGGAGGGGGACGAGGCCCGAGGCAGCGCTGGGGCCGCGTTTCACCGGCCGGGAGGTGTCCGCGCATCGGCGGATGCGGCCGGCAGGGAAGGCGCCTGCTCCCCGCCGGTGCGGAGGCAGTGACCAGGATGTTTCACAGCCGAACACTTACGCTGATGCTCGCTAAACGCAGTGGAATATGTGGTTTGATGCTCTGCAGCgacagcagagctcagctctccGTAGGACAGAGAAAGGTCGGGACAAACCcttggctgtggctgtgcagggatgACAGGTGCTTTCTGGAGAGTGCCACGCCGAGCGCTGCACGGGCAGAGGCAATTTAGGAGGTTAGGCAACAGTAACGAAATCTCGATGAGGAAAGATAAAGGCAGCATGTGGGACCGTGCCAAGTTTCCCACAGAACTGTGGGATAAAAACAGCAGCCATGGTTGGAGCAGGCTCGGCCCCAGCTAAAGAGGGGCTGGTGCTGTGGGACACATGCTGCTCAGACAGTGCTCATTTGGAAGGCTGTGAGTGTACCCGCAGCTCCTGGCCTCCTGTTGGCTTATATTTTTCATGCGTCTTTAACCCTCATCCGCTCTTTCATCCTGCTCCCCTCGGGAGCACTTTCTGTGCTCCACATCCTTGTGCAGCTTCACAGAGCTTCTACTTCTGTGCTGTAATGACTCGCCTGAGGAATGTTTTGGTTTCATTCAGTAGATGAAACCTCCCCTACCCCCACCCCTCTCACCACCTTCCCTCGCATCTGGCACCTGGCCCAGGATGTGCAGTAGTTGGTCCTTACCCACCGACAGgtttttcctctgctgccttGCAGCCTTGCAGGCGAGGAGCTGGTGCTTTATTCTGCCGAGAGAGGAGGTGCTTTAGCttgcagttgcatcagcttcCAGCTTTGGGTCTTGGGCTGAGGTCTGTAGGAAACACACCTGGGTGCTGTTGCCtgtttttgtctttgctgtGAAGAGTGAGAGCTGTCGGCTGGCTtcaatttcctttcttttacaCATTAGGAAGTTGGGGGCCCTGGGGGCTGCTTACCCTCggtgctgggggctgacccAGCCTGGCACTCGGGTTGTCAGCATGATGAGCAGGCGACCTTCAGTGCAAGGGCAGCTGCACTGCTGTGATGGGCAGcagtgagcacaggcaggaagagTGCAAGGGGCAGGAACGGTCAATGGCATAAAAAAACCGCTTGTGCAACTTTGAAATGCCCTTGCCAAAGTGCAGGCTGAGATTCCCGGTGTGATAAGCTGGAGGGAAATGAGCAAACACAGGTGCCTTTATGGTGCActctgaaatatgaaaaaaatcaggcaAAAAGTCTGATTTGTGTTTATCCCTCTCAAGTCACTATTAGCCCTGTGGCAAATTCTGTCCCATGAGGACTGCAGCTCTTGGGCTCTCCTGCAAGGTATGTTTCTTGGCCAAAGACAAAATTTAGCTATTACTGAAATAAGCCAAAACCCCTTGGACTTGTGGTCATAGGCAAGAAGCACCATGGAGCAAGTGCTCTCCAGAACCCTTAAACTTTTTTTGTCATAGCACAGGGAATTTCTTAAGAAGGAAATCCATAAGAATGAGCTCCACTTTTTCACAGAGTTCTCAGATTTGAGCATTTCCAGTCCGCTTTGCATAGTTTAACAGCTGCCCCATGAGGATGAAACCACTGTAGTTATTTTGAAGACACCTTGGCATTCTCTGAGAGGCAGCTGTGCTACATTTCTGCTCTTCCTGACCCCCTGTTGTGAGCTCTTTCACTCTCCATAAATTAGAAGCAATTTCCATGCAGTCAAGGCTTGAGTTACAGTTAAGCATGTGCCAGTCTATTTTGCCAGACCAGCCCCAAAACATGCTGCCTGGGGCAGCACTGAGGCTTCTTTGGAGCTGTAGAAGAGCAGGGTACAACTCTTTGTGGATTTAGCAAGGTTTGCCCATCTCTTGTTGCTCAGATACTGTGATTTCCGTGTCTGAAACATGGTGTTGTGTAATGCtagcaaaaccaaaactgtgtgCAGCTCTCGCTCCCTGGAACTGTGTCCCACCACCTACAGAAGAGCTGTTTCCTTCCAGCCAGCAGCTCTCCCTTGGCTAGAGAGGGAAATACTCCAACAAACAGACCTGGGTACGAGTCCCCACCGTGGGTGCAGAAGAGGGGAGAGTTCCCAGACAGAGACAGTGCCTTTATGTTAAAACTTGACCAAAATAGGTGCAAATCCCTGTACTGCTCTGCACCAACATGTGAGCATGACAGGAAGAGGGAAGATAGAAGTCTTGGAAAGGAATTTGGAAGGGATGTGCAGCAAGCAGGCAATATTCTTTGCTGCCTGCGGATCGGTAAGGAAAACTGTGGGAAATGTTTTAAGAAAAGGCACTGAGACCTTCACCTAGTTTTACCTCGAAGCAGCATTCAGCTTAGATCTTAGATCCTGTCACATCTTTCAGAAGTACCTGAGGCATTGTTGATGCTGGCAGAGGAGCCAGGGCTGATGGCATGGAACACAAGGGAGAGGCAGAAATGCCTGTGACAGTGTGGGGGTGAATTCAAAGCACCAATATCTGTTTGCAGCTGGCTAGATAGCAAAAGGCAGATCTAATTCCCTCAGTGCCAAATGTGCAGAGTGACTGTTGTCCCTCAGCCAGACAATTGGAGAGGACAAATTATCCAAGCGCAGCCAACTATGgtttttcccctgctcctggctTACTTCAGTTTTACCTGTGAATTTTCACCCATTACTGCATGTCTGTTGATAAAACAATTCTTGAAAACTCCAGTTCATCCTTTCTTGGGGCGACTTTGGCAGATACACACTCTACAGGACCAAATAACTGGTAACAACACTCTTTCATGGCCAAAAAAAGGACTTGTCGCAAGGTAAAAATGCAGCAGTGCTTACATTTTTCCAGCAAGGAAAATTCAGGCCCGAATGTGAATTTCTCCAGGGACTGAAATCAATCACTGCTTCTGGATTTAGATCAAATCCATGACTTTGCAGAAACACCACCATTTTTCAGCTTCTTGGTTTTCCCACTTGTAGTAGTTGTTGAACTGTAGCTCTGCTCAGGCTCGTGGCCTCAGCTTCATTCCCTCACCCTGTGCTTGCTGATTCCCTACTCCTGGCTGTGTtgggctggccctgctgggaggagctgagggagatGGGCTCCATTTCTCAGCCCACAGTTCCAGGATCTTTCTGGTGACTGTTTAATGTTGTCAGTATTTGCCAGGAACATGACTGACGGTGGTGCAGATTTTCCTCAGAAGCTGTTGTAtcattttgctgtttcttgAGGGGTCAGACCAGCTGCTCCTGTCAGTGCCAGTAACagtgtcctgtcactgcattGTAGCTTTGACCAGTGGTGCAGTGTGAGAAAGTGTAGGGATGGGTGGATGTCCCTGTGCCAAGGCCCTGGGTGTATGGAGGGGAGCTACAACCCTGCCTTCCAAATCTCTGACCTCTTGCTTTTATGTATCTGTCAGACAGTGGGTGTTTGGTTTCAATTGAATCCTTTAATTTGTCACAGTGCTTCTAAACCAATGGGTTAGATGAGGTATTCAGAGAACTTACATGGCAGTGGACAGGACTCTTCAGCCCAACAGCCAAGGCCATAGAGAGATCTGTGAGAGAAACTAGACCAAAAGTGGTGGGGATTTTGAACTGAGCTGTAATAAATCAGTGGGGCAGTTACCCAAGGGTGAGATCTTAGAGCCAAGATAAATTGTCTCTCTGAATGACAAGCTCTACAGAGCACAAGCTAAAAGTGCTAAGGCATTGTCTGAATGGCCTTCTCTGCCCGGTGTTCTGCAGGGTAGACAGGGTGGTGGTAATGCTGCTTTCTTGAAGGACAGATGTTCAGACAGCGGTAACTTAACGCTTTGTTGTGGCTCCTTCCTTTGCAGGTCCATCACCAGAGCCTACTACAGGAACTCGGTGGGAGGACTCCTCCTCTTTGACATTACAAACCGCAGGTCCTTCCAGAACGTCCACGAGTGGCTGGAGGAGACCAAGGTGCACGTCCAGCCCTACCAGATTGTCTTTGTTTTGGTGGGCCACAAGTGTGACCTTGACACACAGCGGCAAGTGACCCGGCACGAGGcggagaaactggctgctgcTTATGGTATGAAGTACATTGAGACCTCAGCTCGGGATGCCATTAACGTGGAGAAGGCCTTCACTGACCTGACTCGGGATATATACGAGCTGGTTAAAAGGGGGGACATTTCaatccaggagggatgggaaggggtAAAGAGCGGGTTTGTCCCAAACGTAGTGCACTCTTCAGAAGAAGTGGTGAAGTCAGATAGGCGGTGCTTGTGCTGAGCTCCTCTAGTGAGGCGAGTGGTGATGAACTCTACTAACCAAACGTACTTTACTAAGCGAACTCGGTGTGACAGAGGGGAGAGCAACACTCCCGTTGGGAACAGCCTCCCACATTGTTTTGGACACCAGAACAGAGCCCGGAAAGAAATGTTCTGTTCCAAATAACCTTTCAGAACTGGGGGCTATAAACCTGAAGCAGAGTGAGTGAGGGTGCATGTAGATGTTGTAAGGAGACAGGAAGCAGAAATGAGGGGCTGCACAAGACGGGAGAGAGTATACAGAGAGCTGAATGGGCTGGCACATGGCAGGGTACTGTACATGTCCTCTTTTAAGTAAATCCATAGCTCCCTGTTGGGTGTTGAAGCCACAGGATGGATACTTTACTAGTATGACAAATaggcagaaagagagaaggtAAGAGGACATCTTTGTTTGTGTCAGCTGTTTATTACCACCAGGAAGGTGTAAAGGCAGATACCATTTCCTCATAAGGTCAGTTCCACAGGCAGAGTTTACTGACATGGTATGCACACATCTGAGTTTCCTTTCTTATGTTCTTGAACCTAGTTCGATAGCAAAGAATATTCTGTGGgatttaaaagaggaaaacagtaGTTATGTGATTggttattaaaatttaaattatccCCCTCCTCAATAGTGCTTTTCTTGCTGTGCTGAACCAGGAGTCTGTGGCAACTCCTGCTGCTGTAGTGATTAttcaatgcatttttttacGCATTTACTGCCTAGGTGAGTACCTTGAAAGTACCCCAGGTTCAGGGCTTTCCAGTAGAATTAAGTGATCAAGAGCATAAAGAGAGAACCATGTCCTCAGGTCTTGTATCTTAAGGCCAGGgtgctgcagcctggggtggGACAGACCAGTGTTTCTGTCTCACTAACAGCTCTGTACTGACCAGGTCACAGGGAGGAatggaaaggagggaggaaagaaacaaacccaacaaaataaaCTTGAAAAGCTTAACTCAGGTGCATCAGACATTCTAAAAGGTGagatttgcttttaaagaagTTAAATAGCATGGAAAGCAACAGCTTCCATCTGTACTTTCTGCTGTTGAGGTGTCTCTTTCTTGGCCTCTGTGGAAGAGAACTGGCACTGGGAAGGTGGAGCACACAGCAGGAGTGTCTGAGCAGGTGGAAAAGAAAGCCACAAACATGCTCAAGagtaaaatttgttttcctccatGTTTTAGTTTGACAAAAGAGGATCCATCTCAGGTTGGCCATCATGGGATGGCAGCCGTGTTACAAAGGCAGGATGAAGGCGGATGTTTTCTGGGAATGCCATTCACCACTTAGAAGCTTTGCTTCTGCCAAGTTTTAACTCAAGCTTTTGAAGTGCAGCAGGGTGACTGTGCTCCTGTAGCAAACTAGGGAAGTTCAGCCTATtgagcaaacaaacaaaactagaGTGACTTTTTTACTCGCGTTTGCAAGCTTTCTACACCAAACTGCAGTGGCCAAGAGGAGGGGATTAGGTAAAAACCACAGGAAGCATCTAGTGTTTGATTTTAGGCCTCTGAGTAGAGaagaataaaatactttttccagctttttaatTTACCCCATCTATAGAAGTGTGGGTCTTGATTGCTGTTGAGTTCAGACTGTTTCTGCCTTTGAACCTGTTCTCACAGTTTGCAGCAGCACATGGGTGGGTCTGCACTGAGAAAAACACCCTGTGGTTTCTGTATTGAagctgaaaaaacccaacccaacaaCCCAAACCCTGaacacttttattttcagtgttctaGGAACAATTTCGGttcctgggctctgcaggggagCAGCAACACTGCACCTTCTGGGAGGGCAATAGGGAGCAAATGCaaggaggggagagggcagCAATGGCCTGGTGCTTTTCAGTGAGCTTGTCACTGCTTGTATAGGCTGTGAAAGTATCAAACACCTCGTTTGGTACCCACTGAATGCCAGGCACAGTCACTTGTGGTTGAGTTCcttgaagattaaaaaaaaaaataaaaaaatcccattatAAAATCTGTTTGTaggtgagcagagctggagaggatgGATACAGGGAGCGCTGCAGGAGCTTGGCTGATGCCCGGGCAGAGTGTGGGGTTTGCTCAGACCAGGTCAGTCAGTTGCATTTTCACAAAGGAAAGGACAGACACCTACCAAAGGGTcattttcttcatggaaaacCCACCAAGCAGCCACTTTGGCTTTTCAGGAGCCAGCTGGTCATGAGGTGTGTTATGGGgatgcagcagccccaggggcagagctggtgtGTGACATGAGGGGCAGTAAGGAGCTGGGTAAGTCAGGACTTGGATCAAATGACATTTTAGCAATAGTAAAATTCAGTAATTCCCTGTGCGAGAACCTGGCCAGAGGGGAAAGATCACCTTTCATGAGACAgccaatattttatttaatgggTTTTGGATGTTCCCCTTTACTGCTCCCAGGGAGAAATTCCAGAAAGCCTAAGCCAGTAAGTACATTCAGGCCTTCAGAGTAAATCTtcaatttaaaaacagaagtgtCACAATTCTAAAGAGGAACagtacagaagaa
Proteins encoded in this window:
- the RAB39B gene encoding ras-related protein Rab-39B, whose amino-acid sequence is MEAIWLYQFRLIVIGDSTVGKSCLIRRFTEGRFAQISDPTVGVDFFSRLVEIEPGKRIKLQIWDTAGQERFRSITRAYYRNSVGGLLLFDITNRRSFQNVHEWLEETKVHVQPYQIVFVLVGHKCDLDTQRQVTRHEAEKLAAAYGMKYIETSARDAINVEKAFTDLTRDIYELVKRGDISIQEGWEGVKSGFVPNVVHSSEEVVKSDRRCLC